The Niastella koreensis GR20-10 genome includes a window with the following:
- a CDS encoding SusC/RagA family TonB-linked outer membrane protein: MHREKTPLHAHFSIPLFKSLLLTVLLAVVTATWVNANTPNEQQPVLDKKITLHARDIPLKQCLDKIAKAADVSFIYTGSYILSAGKVNLNAKNEKISEVLNELFRSLPLSYVLIDDHIVIRYNYEKKITETNSSPNGETVAATNTPAAPYNFPVHGVIKSNKGELLKGASVLIKGTTIGTSTNEKGEFDLKNVPDNATLVITMVGYKSFEVRAKATMIITLDEGVVLDDVVFTGYQRINKKEFTGSATTLKADDIKIDGLTDVSRMLEGRAAGVSVQNVSGTFGAAPKVRIRGATSITGDNKPLWVIDGVVLEDIVNISNDQLSNGDPSTMLGSAVAGLNVNDVETFDILKDAAAAALYGARAMNGVIVITTKKGKAGKPVFNYTGNFGVQLKPTYANYDIMSSADQMSVYAELERKGMLRYSDLVNARNSGVYGKLARLVQFPNSDGVFEVENTPEARQAWLMRYANANTDWFDILFRNSLTQEHTLSVSTGNEKSQSYFSTSYYNDNGWTLADNVKRYTVNVRNNYTVNDKLQVGLQMNGSVRQQRAPGSEDRQANPAEGKYSRDFDLNPFSYALNTSRVLTAYDQSGNLEYFTRDYTPFNIINEIRSNTIKLNVADFKLQGNLSYKITPALTYDFIGALRYAKTTEEHEVMENSNQAGAYRSAATSVIRDANPFLYRDPALIGEYPVVVLPYGGFYKTKNRQLLNYTFRNMLTWRKSFNGDEHLVTLLGGQEVKYADRQLASDIGAGYQYSNGGIPYIDYRFIKKLTEAGTDYFGLSKERDRFIAFFANGSYTYRGKYTISGTVRDDGSNRLGSSPAARWLPTWTVAGSWNVDREKFMEKVDVINHLTLKSSYGLNANIGDATNTTAILKTEITKRHYLSDQQTAISIKNLENADLTWEKQYQFNITADVGLLKERLYTVVELYNRRSFDLIHLIKTSGIGGETFKTANYADMKSHGVDVTLGGKIISSRNWSWNSSLVFGYNTTLVTNAKNEPMIFDLVKQEGSAKEGHAVRGLYSLANAGLDPYNGLPQFFTETGKTGYNVFLQSLNTDYLKYEGSVDPLYTGGFNNTVRFKQFTVNALVTYQAGNKIRLTPVYSSSYSDLAAMPGEFKRRWTLPGDEQLTNVPSVAMLFVQNDLINNTQYPYNNYNYSHERVADGGFIRLKAVSLQYSLPSKMLSRIGFKSASIAAVGNNLWLIYSDSHLHGQDPEFFNTGGVAMPITKQVTFSLKLGL, from the coding sequence ATGCACAGAGAAAAGACACCGTTACACGCCCATTTTTCAATCCCGCTTTTCAAATCCCTGCTGTTAACCGTGCTACTGGCAGTAGTAACAGCAACCTGGGTGAATGCCAACACCCCCAATGAGCAACAACCTGTACTTGACAAAAAAATCACCCTGCACGCCCGGGACATTCCTTTAAAACAATGCCTCGATAAAATTGCAAAGGCAGCCGATGTATCGTTCATCTATACCGGCAGTTACATTCTATCGGCCGGCAAGGTAAACCTGAACGCGAAAAATGAAAAAATAAGTGAAGTATTGAACGAGCTGTTCAGATCATTGCCCCTCTCCTATGTATTGATCGACGACCATATAGTGATCCGTTACAATTACGAAAAAAAAATAACGGAAACCAATTCCTCCCCAAACGGTGAGACGGTTGCTGCCACTAATACCCCCGCCGCACCGTATAATTTTCCCGTACATGGGGTGATTAAAAGCAACAAAGGCGAATTACTGAAAGGCGCATCTGTTTTAATAAAAGGTACCACCATCGGAACTTCTACCAACGAAAAAGGAGAGTTCGATTTGAAGAACGTTCCGGATAATGCCACTTTGGTAATTACCATGGTAGGATATAAAAGCTTTGAAGTAAGAGCCAAAGCCACCATGATCATCACCCTCGATGAAGGCGTAGTGCTGGATGATGTGGTGTTTACCGGTTATCAGCGCATCAACAAAAAAGAATTTACCGGTTCTGCCACTACCCTGAAAGCCGATGACATTAAAATTGACGGTCTTACAGATGTAAGCCGCATGCTGGAAGGCCGCGCCGCCGGTGTATCGGTACAAAACGTATCGGGCACTTTTGGTGCAGCACCTAAAGTACGCATCCGTGGCGCCACCTCTATTACCGGCGACAACAAGCCATTATGGGTAATAGACGGAGTAGTACTGGAAGATATCGTGAACATCTCCAACGATCAGCTCTCGAACGGCGACCCCAGCACCATGCTCGGCTCTGCGGTTGCCGGCCTTAACGTAAATGATGTGGAAACCTTCGATATCCTGAAAGATGCCGCCGCGGCAGCCCTGTACGGCGCCCGCGCAATGAATGGAGTAATTGTGATCACCACCAAAAAAGGTAAAGCAGGTAAGCCTGTGTTTAACTATACCGGCAATTTCGGTGTGCAGTTAAAACCCACTTACGCCAATTACGACATCATGAGCTCTGCCGACCAGATGTCGGTTTATGCAGAACTGGAACGCAAGGGTATGCTGCGTTACAGCGACCTGGTAAACGCCCGTAACTCGGGTGTATATGGTAAACTGGCCCGCCTGGTGCAGTTCCCGAACAGTGATGGCGTATTTGAGGTGGAGAACACCCCCGAAGCCCGCCAGGCCTGGTTAATGCGCTATGCCAATGCCAATACCGACTGGTTCGACATTCTGTTCCGTAACTCTTTAACCCAGGAACATACCTTAAGCGTATCAACCGGTAATGAAAAATCCCAATCGTATTTTTCAACCAGTTATTACAATGATAACGGCTGGACGCTTGCAGACAATGTAAAGCGTTATACTGTAAACGTACGCAACAACTATACGGTGAACGATAAACTGCAGGTAGGATTGCAAATGAACGGTTCTGTTCGGCAGCAACGGGCGCCCGGCTCGGAAGATCGCCAGGCCAACCCCGCCGAAGGTAAGTACAGCCGCGATTTTGACCTGAACCCCTTCAGCTATGCGTTGAATACCAGCCGGGTATTAACCGCTTATGATCAGAGTGGGAACCTGGAATATTTTACCCGCGATTATACGCCTTTCAATATCATCAATGAAATAAGATCGAATACTATAAAACTGAATGTAGCCGACTTTAAGTTGCAGGGTAACCTTTCCTACAAAATAACGCCCGCGCTTACTTACGATTTCATTGGCGCCCTGCGATATGCTAAAACTACCGAAGAACATGAAGTAATGGAAAACAGTAACCAGGCCGGCGCCTATCGTTCAGCCGCCACCTCGGTTATCCGCGATGCCAACCCCTTCCTGTACCGCGACCCGGCCCTTATTGGCGAGTATCCTGTAGTGGTATTGCCTTACGGTGGCTTTTACAAAACCAAAAACCGGCAGTTGCTGAACTATACCTTCCGCAATATGCTTACCTGGCGCAAATCGTTCAACGGCGATGAGCATCTGGTAACCCTGCTGGGCGGACAGGAAGTAAAATACGCCGATCGCCAGCTCGCTTCTGATATTGGCGCGGGCTACCAATACTCAAACGGTGGCATACCTTACATCGACTACCGGTTTATCAAAAAACTAACCGAAGCCGGAACCGACTATTTTGGATTGAGCAAAGAGCGCGATCGTTTCATAGCCTTCTTTGCCAACGGTTCCTATACTTATAGAGGCAAATATACCATCTCCGGTACGGTACGCGACGATGGGTCGAACAGGCTGGGTTCTTCACCAGCTGCACGCTGGCTGCCCACGTGGACGGTGGCAGGTTCCTGGAACGTTGACCGTGAAAAATTCATGGAAAAGGTTGACGTAATTAATCACCTTACCCTGAAATCGAGCTATGGCCTGAACGCGAACATCGGCGATGCCACCAACACTACGGCTATCTTAAAAACAGAGATCACCAAACGGCATTACCTCAGCGATCAGCAAACGGCCATCAGTATCAAGAACCTGGAAAACGCCGACCTTACCTGGGAAAAGCAATACCAGTTCAACATTACTGCCGATGTGGGCTTATTGAAAGAACGCCTGTATACAGTAGTTGAATTATACAACCGCCGCAGCTTCGATCTCATACACCTCATCAAAACATCAGGCATTGGCGGTGAAACCTTTAAAACCGCCAACTATGCCGACATGAAATCGCATGGTGTGGATGTTACCCTCGGTGGTAAGATCATCAGCTCACGCAACTGGAGCTGGAACAGCTCGCTGGTATTTGGTTATAACACCACCCTGGTAACCAACGCCAAGAACGAGCCAATGATCTTCGACCTGGTAAAACAGGAAGGAAGCGCCAAGGAAGGACATGCAGTACGCGGTCTGTACTCCCTGGCCAATGCCGGCCTTGACCCTTACAACGGGCTGCCCCAGTTCTTCACTGAAACCGGCAAGACCGGCTACAACGTGTTTTTGCAAAGCCTTAATACCGATTACCTGAAATACGAAGGCTCGGTTGACCCGCTGTATACCGGCGGGTTCAATAACACCGTTCGCTTTAAGCAATTTACGGTTAATGCGCTGGTCACTTATCAGGCCGGTAACAAAATCAGGTTAACGCCGGTTTACAGTTCCAGTTACAGCGACCTGGCCGCCATGCCCGGCGAATTCAAACGCCGCTGGACGCTGCCTGGCGATGAACAACTGACCAACGTGCCCAGTGTAGCCATGTTGTTTGTACAAAACGATCTCATCAACAACACCCAATACCCTTATAACAACTACAACTATTCGCACGAGCGCGTGGCCGATGGCGGGTTTATCCGGTTAAAAGCGGTGAGCCTGCAGTATAGCCTGCCCTCAAAAATGCTAAGCAGGATCGGTTTTAAATCGGCCAGCATAGCTGCAGTAGGCAACAACCTCTGGTTAATTTATTCAGACAGCCACCTGCATGGCCAGGACCCTGAATTCTTTAATACCGGCGGGGTAGCTATGCCTATTACAAAACAAGTTACATTTTCATTGAAACTCGGGCTTTAA